One window of Camelina sativa cultivar DH55 chromosome 4, Cs, whole genome shotgun sequence genomic DNA carries:
- the LOC104780904 gene encoding embryogenesis-associated protein EMB8-like has protein sequence MARIAFATSSPPITTVRVLRRRFSVFASVNPKLPEMSRTYHHSSLEVIGGGSERFLPALKDSLVKPFNAFPLTGFNRHVETIYAAFYRSVPSVRLRRECLRTKDDGSVALDWVAGDDGYLAPESPILILLPGLTGGSQDSYVRHMLLRARSKKWRCVVFNSRGCGDSPVTTPQFYSASFLGDICEVIAHVGDKFPKANLYAAGWSLGGNILVNYLGQESHNCPLSGAVSLCNPFDLVIADEDFHKGFNNVYDKALSRSLRRIFSKHSLLFEDIGGEFNIPLAANAETVRDFDEGITRVSFGFKSVDEYYSKSSSSKVIKHVRIPLLCIQAANDPIAPERGIPRDDIKANPNCMLIVTPRGGHLGWVAGEEAPNGAPWTDPVVMQFLQFVESRETIDGERSFEDVQQIQV, from the exons ATGGCGAGAATCGCCTTTGCCACATCATCGCCGCCGATTACTACAGTTCGTGTTCTCCGCCGTCGTTTCTCTGTTTTCGCCTCCGTGAATCCGAAACTCCCGGAAATGTCCCGCACTTACCACCACAGCTCTCTCGAAGTTATAGGCGGAGGAAGCGAACGTTTCTTGCCGGCGTTAAAGGACTCGCTCGTCAAACCGTTCAATGCGTTTCCTCTAACCGGGTTTAACCGCCACGTGGAGACAATCTACGCAGCTTTCTACCGCTCTGTTCCTTCCGTCAGACTCCGCCGTGAGTGTCTCCGTACTAAAGACGACGGCTCTGTTGCTTTAGATTGGGTCGCCGGCGATGATGGTTACCTTGCTCCTGAATCTCCGATTCTAATTTTGTTG CCAGGTTTAACAGGAGGGAGCCAAGATTCGTATGTTAGACATATGTTGTTACGAGCACGAAGTAAAAAATGGCGTTGTGTTGTGTTTAATAGCCGTGGTTGTGGAGATAGTCCTGTTACTACTCCTCAG TTCTACTCGGCTTCGTTTTTAGGAGACATTTGTGAAGTGATTGCTCATGTTGGAGATAAATTCCCAAAAGCTAATTTGTATGCTGCAGGATGGTCTCTTGGAGGCAACATTCTTGTTAACTATTTGGGTCAG GAATCTCATAACTGTCCTCTCTCTGGTGCTGTTTCGTTGTGCAATCCTTTTGATTTGGTTATCGCAGATGAAGATTTCCATAAGGGTTTCAACAATGTTTATGATAAGGCCCTGTCGAGATCTCTTCGTAGAATATTTAGCAA ACATTCTCTGCTTTTTGAAGACATAGGTGGTGAATTTAACATTCCCTTGGCTGCAAATGCTGAGACGGTTAGGGACTTCGATGAAGGCATAACCCGGG TCTCATTCGGTTTCAAATCAGTGGATGAGTACTATTCCAAGTCGAGCAGCTCCAAAGTTATAAAACATGTCCGTATACCCTTGCTTTGCATTCAG GCAGCAAATGATCCGATCGCTCCTGAGAGAGGTATCCCTCGCGATGACATCAAG GCAAACCCAAACTGCATGTTGATTGTAACACCAAGAGGAGGGCACTTGGGGTGGGTGGCAGGTGAAGAAGCTCCAAATGGGGCTCCTTGGACTGACCCAGTGGTTATGCAGTTTCTGCAATTTGTAGAGAGTCGTGAAACCATTGACGGGGAGAGATCTTTCGAGGATGTTCAGCAGATCCAAGTCTAA
- the LOC104780905 gene encoding uncharacterized protein LOC104780905 — protein MGACGSRESGRTETAKLILPDGTLQEFSTPVKVWQILQKNPTSFVCNSDDMDFDDAVLAVAGSEDLRPGELYFVLPLTWLNHPLRAEEMAALAVKASSALAKNGGGGLSYNGEDVVGECRVKRVKRNSCGGRGCGGGGKGRSKFTVELSSIAE, from the coding sequence ATGGGAGCTTGCGGTTCACGTGAATCTGGGAGAACGGAGACGGCGAAGCTGATATTACCAGACGGAACGTTACAAGAGTTCTCAACGCCGGTGAAAGTGTGGCAGATTCTTCAAAAGAATCCTACGAGCTTCGTTTGTAACTCAGACGATATGGACTTCGACGACGCCGTTTTAGCGGTTGCTGGTAGCGAGGATCTTCGACCAGGAGAGTTATACTTTGTCTTACCCTTGACATGGCTTAATCATCCATTAAGAGCTGAAGAAATGGCGGCTTTAGCGGTTAAAGCTAGCTCCGCGCTTGCTAAAAACGGTGGAGGCGGTTTGAGTTATAACGGTGAAGATGTTGTTGGTGAGTGTAGAGTTAAGAGAGTAAAGAGAAATAGCTGCGGTGGAAGAGgatgtggtggtggtggtaaagGGAGGAGTAAGTTTACGGTGGAGTTGAGTTCCATAGCTGAGTAG
- the LOC104780906 gene encoding uncharacterized protein At3g50808-like: MSRYMDLCNIHTYKINGFPIVYINQRRGDDNHRFRNNVSRRCQVCEWELDAASSALFCSMECKLRSILGSQLDDLMENLEITDDSEETVEPVKKKRHRRKGSPHRAPFF; the protein is encoded by the exons ATGTCAAGATACATGGATTTATgtaatatacatacatataaaatCAACGGGTTTCCGATCGTTTATATAAACCAGAGACGTGGTGATGATAATCATCGTTTTAGAAACAATGTTTCGCGTAGATGCCAAGTTTGTGAATGGGAACTTGACGCTGCTTCTTCTGCTTTGTTCTGTTCAATGGAATgcaag TTAAGGAGCATTCTTGGGTCACAACTTGATGATCTGATGGAGAATTTAGAGATTACTGATGATTCGGAAGAGACTGTTGAACCGGTGAAGAAGAAACGACATAGGAGAAAAGGGAGTCCACATAGAGCTCCATTCTTCTAG
- the LOC104780907 gene encoding CASP-like protein ARALYDRAFT_485429, producing MENVPGSFGSSASLALRFGQTIFSAASLIFMCVDYDFYTFCYLATVMAVVTPWSILLALTDTYSVLVKLLPQEFRLISIVVAGDFVLSFLSLGMACSIASAAELLSSAGGQACHGSLCNQYQVSAALAFLCWFLLLASALFNFWSLPSLYY from the exons ATGGAGAATGTGCCGGGATCATTCGGCTCTAGCGCCAGCTTGGCTCTCCGTTTCGGCCAAACCATTTTCTCAGCTGCTTCGTTGATCTTCATGTGCGTCGATTACGATTTCTACACCTTCTG CTATTTGGCGACTGTGATGGCAGTTGTAACTCCATGGAGCATCTTACTTGCATTAACCGATACATACTCTGTCTTAGTGAAACTTCTTCCTCAAGAATTTAGACTAATTTCCATCGTCGTCGCCGGTGATTTC GTACTCTCGTTTCTCTCTTTGGGTATGGCTTGTTCTATAGCTAGTGCAGCAGAACTGCTTTCCTCTGCGGGTGGACAAGCCTGTCATGGTAGCCTCTGTAACCAATACCAAGTCTCGGCCGCATTGGCTTTCTTGTGTTGGTTTCTGTTACTTGCTTCAGCTCTTTTCAATTTTTGGAGTTTGCCTTCTTTATACTATTAA
- the LOC104780908 gene encoding oxygen-evolving enhancer protein 1-2, chloroplastic-like: MATSLQAAATFLQPAKIAASSSSSSPSRNVHLRSNQTVAKSFGLESSSARRTCSLQSDLKDFAGKCSEAAKIAGFTLATSALVVSGASAEGAPKRLTYDEIQSKTYMEVKGTGTANQCPTIDGGSETFSFKPGKYTGKKFCFEPTSFTVKAESVSKNAPPDFQNTKLMTRLTYTLDEIEGPFEVGSDGSVKFKEADGIDYAAVTVQLPGGERVPFLFTVKQLEASGKPENFSGKFLVPSYRGSSFLDPKGRGGSTGYDNAVALPAGGRGDEEELSKENVKNTAASVGDITLKITKSKPETGEVIGVFESLQPSDTDLGAKVPKDVKIQGVWYGQIE; encoded by the exons ATGGCAACTTCTCTCCAAGCCGCCGCAACTTTTCTTCAACCGGCTAAGATcgccgcttcttcttcttcttcttctccttctcgcAACGTTCATCTCCGATCAAACCAAACCGTGGCCAAGTCCTTTGGTCTGGAGTCTTCATCTGCCAGGCGCACTTGTTCTCTCCAGTCTGACCTGAAAGACTTCGCTGGAAAATGCTCAGAAGCCGCCAAGATCGCTGGTTTCACTCTCGCCACTTCTGCTCTTGTCGTCTCG GGGGCAAGTGCGGAGGGAGCACCAAAGAGGCTAACGTACGACGAGATACAGAGCAAGACTTACATGGAGGTTAAGGGAACCGGTACGGCGAACCAGTGTCCTACTATCGACGGTGGCTCTGAGACTTTCTCGTTCAAACCTGGTAAGTACACAGGCAAGAAGTTCTGTTTTGAGCCCACTTCCTTTACCGTCAAGGCAGAGAGCGTCAGCAAGAACGCGCCGCCGGATTTCCAAAACACCAAGCTCATGACCCGTCTCACTTACACGCTCGATGAGATCGAAGGACCCTTCGAG GTTGGTTCAGACGGAAGCGTGAAGTTCAAGGAAGCAGATGGGATCGATTACGCAGCTGTCACAGTTCAGCTTCCAGGAGGAGAAAGGGTTCCCTTCCTCTTTACGGTTAAGCAGCTCGAGGCTTCAGGCAAACCCGAAAACTTCAGTGGAAAGTTCTTAGTTCCATCATACCGTGGCTCGTCCTTCTTGGACCCAAAGGGTCGTGGTGGATCCACTGGGTATGATAATGCAGTGGCTTTGCCTGCGGGAGGAAGAGGAGACGAGGAAGAGCTGTCGAAGGAAAATGTCAAGAACACAGCAGCGTCTGTTGGAGATATCACATTGAAGATCACAAAGAGCAAACCGGAGACAGGTGAAGTGATCGGAGTGTTTGAGAGTCTTCAGCCGTCGGATACTGACTTGGGTGCTAAGGTACCTAAAGATGTGAAGATCCAGGGGGTTTGGTACGGTCAGATTGagtga
- the LOC104780909 gene encoding cold-regulated 413 plasma membrane protein 2-like: MGRVDYLAMKTEDLDTLSLVNSDVEELKIAAKKLFADVYELGGGLAFAVSFLKFTASFSAIYLLILDRTNWKTKMLTSLLIPYIFLSLPSVIFNFLSGDVGKWIAFVAVVLRLFFPKHFPDWLEMPGSLILLLVAAPHFLVHHIRGTWIGTVINLFIGCYLLQEHIRASGGFRNSFTQPRGVSNTLGIILLLVYPVWALIVRVT; the protein is encoded by the exons ATGGGGCGTGTGGATTACCTAGCGATGAAGACCGAGGACCTTGATACGTTGTCTCTGGTCAATTCCGACGTAGAGGAACTCAAGATCGCAGCGAAGAAACTGTTTGCCGATGTTTATGAGCTCGGTGGTGGATTAGCCTTCGCTGTTTCTTTTCTCAAATTCACCGCTTCCTTCTCTGCCAT ATACTTGTTGATATTGGATCGTACTAATTGGAAAACCAAGATGCTTACATCACTCTTAATACCATACATCTTCCTTAGCCTTCCTAGTGTCATCTTTAACTTTCTCAG TGGAGATGTTGGGAAATGGATTGCTTTCGTTGCAGTTGTACTCAGACTTTTCTTCCCTAAGCATTTCCCAG ATTGGCTTGAGATGCCGGGTTCTTTGATCCTTCTGCTAGTAGCTGCTCCACATTTCCTTGTTCACCATATACGTGGAACTTGGATTGGTACTGTTATCAACCTTTTCATCGGATGTTACCTTCTTCAAGAACATATCCGAGCATCAGGTGGGTTTAGGAATTCGTTCACACAGCCCCGTGGAGTGTCGAACACTTTAGGGATCATCCTTCTTTTGGTCTACCCCGTTTGGGCTCTAATCGTCCGTGTCACATAA